From the Coriobacteriia bacterium genome, one window contains:
- the dprA gene encoding DNA-processing protein DprA, producing MSGERFVLTLGSPEYPEQLAETPDPPRMLYGIGDPGALVPGLAVVGARRATPYGLRATRLLAGWAASKGVTVISGAAIGCDSEAHRAALDAPGATVAVLGCGPDVDYPRRSAALLETVRARFAVVSECPFGQQPLRFAFARRNRIIAGLASAVLVVEAGLPSGTFSTADAALEAGRDVMAVPGSIFSPESRGSNRLIRQGAAVVNDVADLASSLGLQGVGAPVGTQEGDAVVRALRADPMRPDDLARALGIDIVAAARTLGSLEAHGLIARYPDGRYGVR from the coding sequence ATGAGCGGTGAACGTTTCGTGTTGACGCTGGGAAGTCCGGAGTATCCCGAACAACTGGCGGAAACACCCGACCCGCCGAGGATGCTCTACGGGATCGGCGATCCGGGCGCGCTCGTCCCCGGTCTGGCAGTCGTAGGGGCACGGAGGGCCACCCCGTACGGCCTCCGGGCGACCCGTCTCCTCGCAGGCTGGGCGGCCTCCAAGGGGGTCACGGTGATCTCGGGCGCGGCGATCGGGTGCGACTCCGAGGCCCACCGGGCGGCGCTCGATGCTCCGGGCGCGACGGTGGCAGTCCTCGGGTGTGGTCCGGACGTGGACTACCCGCGCAGGTCGGCTGCGCTGCTCGAGACCGTTCGTGCTCGATTTGCCGTCGTTTCGGAGTGTCCGTTCGGGCAGCAGCCGCTCCGGTTCGCCTTTGCACGTCGGAATCGCATCATCGCGGGGCTGGCCTCGGCCGTGCTCGTTGTGGAGGCCGGTCTTCCCAGCGGGACCTTCAGCACCGCCGACGCGGCTTTGGAAGCAGGCCGCGACGTGATGGCGGTTCCGGGTTCGATCTTCTCTCCCGAGTCGCGAGGGTCGAACAGGCTGATCAGGCAGGGCGCTGCTGTCGTGAACGATGTAGCGGACTTGGCCAGCAGTCTCGGGCTGCAGGGCGTCGGTGCCCCGGTCGGAACACAGGAGGGTGACGCCGTGGTGCGGGCGCTTCGAGCGGACCCGATGCGACCGGATGATCTTGCACGGGCGCTTGGCATCGACATCGTGGCGGCAGCCAGGACGCTCGGATCCCTTGAGGCGCACGGACTGATCGCGCGCTATCCGGACGGACGATACGGGGTGAGGTGA
- the rplS gene encoding 50S ribosomal protein L19, whose amino-acid sequence MDKVRAIEQQQLREDIPAFGVGDTVKVMYKVVEGSRERVQPFQGIVIRRHGAGNRETFTVRKISFAVGVERTFPVHSPKIVNLEVVSRGKVRRAKLYYLRDKVGKAARVKELR is encoded by the coding sequence ATGGATAAGGTCCGCGCGATCGAGCAGCAGCAGCTGCGTGAAGATATCCCGGCGTTCGGCGTCGGCGATACGGTCAAGGTCATGTACAAAGTCGTCGAGGGCAGCCGCGAGCGCGTCCAGCCGTTCCAGGGCATCGTGATCCGTCGCCACGGCGCGGGTAATCGCGAGACGTTCACGGTCCGCAAGATCTCGTTCGCGGTCGGCGTGGAGAGGACCTTCCCGGTCCACTCACCGAAGATCGTGAACCTTGAGGTCGTCTCGCGCGGCAAGGTTCGCCGCGCGAAGCTCTACTACCTCAGGGACAAGGTCGGCAAGGCCGCCCGCGTGAAAGAGCTGCGGTAG
- the ffh gene encoding signal recognition particle protein has product MFENLSDRLQAVFSKLTGRGVLSEADVDAAMREVRMALLEADVNFKTVKEFVARVRERSVGQDVMRSLTPGQMVVKIVLEELTALMGGSESRLVFSGRIPSVVMLVGLQGSGKTTASAKLANLLRKQGKSPLLVACDVYRPAAIDQLEALGRQLEIPVYRGEGTNAVAIAEAGIREAIAQMRDLVIIDTAGRLHIDEEMMAEAAAIKAATRPDQVLMVIDAMTGQDAVTAASAFAERVDFDGVIVTKLDGDARGGAALSVRAVTGRPIKFAGVGEKLDALEPFHPERMAKRILGMGDVVTLIEKAQDAFDTDATADMEERLRSGVFTLDDFLAQLQQVRKMGSLSDILKMIPGANKLPKDAEIDEGALGRTEAIIQSMTLAERAKPSVINGARRERIAAGAGVRVFDVNQVLKQFAQTQKMIRQMQTMERQGKRGRKRRGFGMPGMPGSM; this is encoded by the coding sequence GTGTTCGAGAACCTGAGCGACCGTCTCCAGGCGGTCTTCTCCAAACTGACCGGTCGCGGAGTCCTGTCCGAGGCCGATGTGGACGCCGCGATGCGCGAAGTGCGCATGGCGCTCCTCGAAGCGGACGTGAACTTCAAGACGGTCAAGGAGTTCGTGGCCCGCGTGCGCGAACGCTCGGTCGGCCAGGACGTGATGAGGAGTCTCACGCCGGGTCAGATGGTGGTGAAGATCGTCCTCGAGGAGCTCACCGCGCTGATGGGAGGCTCCGAGTCGAGGCTCGTCTTCTCGGGCAGGATCCCGTCCGTGGTCATGCTCGTGGGACTGCAGGGCTCAGGCAAGACCACCGCTTCGGCGAAGCTGGCGAATCTCCTCCGAAAGCAGGGGAAGAGCCCGCTGCTCGTCGCGTGCGACGTCTATCGCCCCGCCGCCATCGATCAGCTCGAGGCCCTCGGCCGTCAGCTCGAGATCCCCGTGTATCGTGGCGAGGGCACAAATGCGGTTGCTATCGCCGAGGCCGGCATCCGGGAAGCGATCGCGCAGATGCGCGATCTGGTCATCATCGACACGGCGGGCCGTCTGCACATCGATGAGGAGATGATGGCCGAAGCCGCGGCGATCAAGGCGGCAACCAGGCCCGACCAGGTGCTCATGGTCATCGATGCGATGACGGGACAGGATGCGGTCACCGCTGCAAGCGCGTTCGCCGAGCGCGTGGACTTCGACGGCGTCATCGTCACCAAGCTCGATGGTGACGCCCGCGGCGGCGCGGCCCTCTCTGTGCGTGCCGTTACCGGGCGTCCCATCAAGTTCGCGGGAGTCGGGGAGAAGCTCGATGCGCTCGAGCCGTTCCATCCCGAGCGGATGGCCAAGCGGATCCTGGGGATGGGCGATGTGGTCACGCTCATCGAGAAGGCGCAGGACGCGTTTGACACCGACGCAACTGCGGACATGGAGGAGCGCCTGCGGAGCGGGGTGTTCACCCTCGATGATTTCCTGGCGCAGCTGCAGCAGGTGCGCAAGATGGGATCGCTCTCGGACATCCTGAAGATGATCCCCGGCGCCAACAAGCTCCCCAAGGACGCCGAGATCGATGAGGGCGCCCTCGGCCGGACCGAGGCGATCATCCAGTCGATGACGCTGGCCGAACGCGCGAAGCCGTCCGTCATCAACGGCGCCCGGCGGGAACGCATCGCCGCAGGGGCGGGCGTGCGGGTCTTCGATGTGAACCAGGTACTCAAGCAGTTCGCCCAGACGCAGAAGATGATCCGCCAGATGCAGACCATGGAGCGTCAGGGCAAGCGTGGGAGGAAACGCCGTGGCTTTGGGATGCCCGGTATGCCCGGCTCGATGTAG
- the lepB gene encoding signal peptidase I produces MEPPRLIAWRSSDRHFLLPVAILVAVLAALVTLLYVVHDVRKIDGPSMEPTFLQADRILVTRGYDVPEVGDIVSFTTVDRNGTPVRLIKRVIALPGDQVEIIGDSAYVNGELSVAAPRAFVGTAAYRLGPMTVPDGNVYVLGDNRPVSLDSRYLGFIPVSSIAGEAVAVIFPPGRMGGIDE; encoded by the coding sequence GTGGAGCCGCCTCGCCTCATCGCGTGGCGTTCGTCCGATCGCCACTTCCTGCTGCCCGTGGCGATCCTCGTTGCCGTGCTCGCTGCACTCGTGACGCTCCTGTACGTGGTTCACGACGTCCGCAAGATCGACGGTCCTTCCATGGAGCCGACGTTTCTGCAGGCAGACCGGATCTTGGTGACGCGCGGCTACGACGTCCCTGAGGTCGGCGACATCGTGTCGTTCACCACGGTGGATCGCAATGGCACGCCGGTCCGGCTGATCAAGCGAGTCATCGCGCTTCCCGGGGATCAGGTTGAGATCATCGGCGACTCGGCGTACGTGAACGGCGAGTTGTCGGTGGCTGCGCCGCGCGCCTTCGTGGGCACTGCAGCGTACAGGCTGGGGCCGATGACCGTGCCCGATGGCAACGTCTACGTACTCGGCGACAACAGGCCGGTCTCGCTGGACAGTCGCTATCTGGGCTTCATTCCGGTGTCGTCGATCGCGGGCGAGGCCGTTGCGGTGATCTTCCCGCCCGGGCGTATGGGTGGGATTGACGAGTGA
- a CDS encoding ribonuclease HII, whose product MEHQSVVTIRARLSACPADELTVVIAEFRDDARAGVRDALASAEKRMARWDAERRRLEALARAELQLLDSGVLVVAGVDEVGRGALAGPVSAGACVLPRDLWLEGLDDSKRLSRIARERLFAEIERTAIAVAVGHAEAAEIDAVGIAEATVVAMRRALAALGLEIGHVLVDGRSVALGVPCTAIVRGDSSVRAIAAAAIYAKVTRDALMRELDAEYPGYCLADNKGYGSPEHLAAIVAMGPSPVHRRSFAPCCQPGLF is encoded by the coding sequence ATGGAGCACCAGTCCGTCGTCACGATCAGAGCGCGCCTGTCGGCATGTCCGGCGGATGAACTCACCGTCGTCATCGCCGAGTTTCGCGACGACGCGCGTGCGGGCGTACGCGACGCCCTAGCGAGCGCGGAGAAACGCATGGCACGTTGGGATGCGGAGCGACGCCGTCTCGAGGCGCTTGCACGCGCCGAGCTGCAGCTTCTGGACAGTGGCGTCCTTGTCGTCGCGGGAGTCGACGAGGTCGGGCGCGGCGCACTCGCCGGTCCGGTGTCTGCCGGCGCATGCGTCCTGCCGAGGGACCTTTGGCTCGAAGGCCTCGATGATTCGAAGCGTCTGTCCCGCATCGCGCGGGAGCGGCTCTTTGCTGAGATCGAGCGGACCGCGATCGCGGTGGCCGTAGGTCACGCCGAGGCGGCCGAGATCGATGCGGTCGGCATCGCGGAGGCGACCGTGGTGGCGATGCGACGCGCTCTCGCGGCGCTGGGCCTGGAGATCGGGCACGTGCTTGTGGACGGAAGATCGGTGGCGCTCGGTGTGCCATGCACGGCCATCGTTCGCGGAGACTCCTCGGTACGTGCGATCGCCGCCGCGGCGATCTATGCGAAGGTCACGCGCGATGCCCTGATGCGTGAGCTCGACGCCGAGTACCCCGGGTACTGCCTTGCGGACAACAAGGGATACGGCAGCCCCGAGCATCTGGCAGCGATCGTTGCGATGGGTCCGTCGCCGGTCCATCGGCGTTCGTTCGCCCCGTGCTGCCAGCCCGGTCTCTTCTGA
- a CDS encoding YifB family Mg chelatase-like AAA ATPase has product MQATIATATLVGVDAVPVEVQADVSPGLPLFGIVGLADAAVQEARDRVRAALRSSGYDFPNARVIVNLAPAPLRKHGTGFDLPIALAVLCATRQLSADAFHDVSAVGELGLDGTVRTVPGMLAHALAASEQGRDLLGPAMASGIVGAVPELRYRPVSSIGGVRMGLPAEHRCHDVPALGSVAPAVDLSDVAGHAAAKRCLEIAAAGGHNLLLVGPPGSGKTMLARALCGLLPPLAPTERLEAAVVHSVAGRDPMPSLSGIRPFRAPHHSCSIAGLVGGGTPPLPGEVSLAHTGVLFLDELPEFGPAALQALRQPIEEGAVTLVRANGAIRYPARVTLVAAMNPCPCGYAGDPERQCTCTPAAVDRYGNRVGGPLYDRMDMSIRVDRVDPALLIGRGEVSERTDTARTRVRNARTYALERPSRDLRRSLDGEARRLLETAARQTHLSGRAVTRLMRVARTIADLSEEPTITEAHVSEALGYRAWEYR; this is encoded by the coding sequence GTGCAAGCCACAATCGCGACCGCGACGCTCGTCGGAGTCGATGCGGTGCCCGTTGAAGTCCAGGCCGACGTCTCGCCGGGTCTCCCGTTGTTTGGGATCGTCGGGTTGGCAGACGCCGCCGTTCAGGAGGCGAGGGACCGGGTCCGTGCGGCGCTTCGATCCTCGGGATACGACTTCCCCAACGCCCGCGTGATCGTGAACCTTGCGCCCGCGCCTCTGCGGAAGCACGGCACGGGATTCGATCTGCCGATCGCACTCGCCGTCCTATGCGCCACGAGGCAGCTTTCGGCGGATGCGTTCCACGATGTGTCGGCCGTCGGCGAACTTGGCCTTGATGGGACGGTGCGCACCGTTCCGGGGATGCTGGCGCATGCGCTGGCCGCCTCGGAGCAGGGAAGGGACCTCCTGGGACCGGCGATGGCGAGTGGAATCGTCGGCGCGGTCCCGGAACTTCGGTACCGTCCTGTGTCGAGTATCGGTGGAGTCCGGATGGGACTACCCGCCGAACATCGGTGCCACGACGTGCCGGCGCTGGGGAGCGTCGCTCCCGCGGTGGACCTGTCGGACGTTGCGGGTCACGCCGCCGCCAAGCGGTGCCTTGAGATCGCCGCCGCGGGCGGGCACAACTTGCTCCTCGTCGGGCCGCCGGGATCGGGGAAGACGATGCTGGCCCGCGCGTTGTGCGGTCTGCTGCCCCCACTCGCTCCTACCGAGCGGCTCGAGGCCGCAGTCGTGCACTCGGTCGCCGGGAGAGACCCGATGCCGAGCCTCTCGGGCATCCGTCCGTTCCGGGCGCCACACCACTCGTGCAGCATCGCGGGCCTCGTCGGCGGAGGAACGCCCCCGCTGCCGGGGGAGGTCTCTCTGGCGCATACCGGAGTCCTGTTTCTCGACGAGCTCCCCGAGTTCGGGCCTGCGGCTCTGCAAGCACTACGTCAGCCGATAGAGGAGGGCGCCGTGACCCTGGTGCGAGCTAACGGTGCCATCAGGTATCCCGCGCGCGTCACGCTGGTGGCAGCCATGAACCCATGCCCCTGCGGGTACGCGGGAGATCCCGAGCGTCAGTGCACCTGCACTCCCGCTGCGGTCGATCGTTACGGGAATCGTGTCGGCGGTCCGCTGTACGACCGGATGGACATGTCGATCAGGGTCGATCGCGTGGATCCCGCCCTTCTGATCGGGCGTGGCGAAGTCAGTGAGCGAACGGACACGGCTCGGACTCGTGTGCGGAATGCGCGAACGTACGCACTTGAGCGGCCATCAAGGGACCTTCGTAGGAGCCTTGATGGTGAAGCTCGCCGGCTGCTTGAGACAGCGGCACGACAGACGCACCTCTCGGGCAGGGCGGTCACGCGCCTGATGCGCGTCGCACGTACGATCGCGGACTTGTCCGAGGAACCGACGATCACCGAGGCGCACGTCAGCGAAGCCCTCGGCTATCGAGCATGGGAGTACCGATGA
- the rpsP gene encoding 30S ribosomal protein S16 has product MAVKIRLARAGAKKAPFYRVVAADSRAPRDGRFIEILGRYNPRTDPSTIELNVEKIDAWIAKGAQPSETVARLLAIAKNPEAAAPTKESALSKKAQAKAEAEAKAAAQAPVAAEAPAEVVVEDVTEPEAVVEEVAEPEAAEAVEEASEEATEEAAE; this is encoded by the coding sequence TTGGCAGTCAAGATCCGCCTTGCACGTGCAGGCGCGAAGAAGGCCCCGTTCTACCGCGTCGTCGCCGCTGATTCGCGTGCGCCGCGTGACGGCCGGTTCATCGAGATCCTCGGCCGCTACAACCCGCGGACCGATCCCTCGACGATCGAGCTGAACGTGGAGAAGATCGACGCATGGATCGCCAAGGGCGCTCAGCCGAGCGAGACCGTCGCACGGCTGCTCGCTATCGCCAAGAACCCGGAGGCGGCGGCTCCCACGAAGGAGTCCGCTCTCTCGAAGAAGGCCCAGGCGAAGGCCGAGGCTGAGGCGAAGGCCGCTGCCCAGGCGCCTGTTGCCGCAGAGGCGCCTGCCGAGGTCGTTGTCGAGGATGTCACCGAGCCCGAGGCCGTGGTTGAGGAAGTCGCGGAGCCCGAGGCAGCCGAAGCGGTTGAAGAGGCATCCGAGGAAGCGACCGAAGAGGCGGCTGAGTAG
- the trmD gene encoding tRNA (guanosine(37)-N1)-methyltransferase TrmD — protein MRIDIITILPEVFGPVLDASIVGRARACGALDVSVHDLRDWTTDRHRTTDDSPFGGGPGMVMKPEPVFRALDDVLKESEERPIVIVLSPQGEPLHQGLVRELATRPWLVLICGRYEGFDERILGRADMELSLGDYVLTGGELPALVLTDSVARLQPGVLGDDQSALDESFSEGLLEYPQYTRPASFEGLDVPDVLLSGDHRRIAEWRRRESVRRTAERRPDLIESADLSDDERAFAQEINDETE, from the coding sequence ATGAGAATAGACATCATCACGATCCTGCCCGAGGTCTTCGGTCCGGTGCTGGATGCGTCGATCGTGGGCCGGGCGCGTGCGTGCGGTGCGCTCGACGTGAGCGTGCACGACCTGCGCGATTGGACGACAGACCGGCACAGAACGACCGACGATTCCCCCTTCGGTGGCGGTCCGGGCATGGTCATGAAGCCCGAACCGGTGTTCCGCGCTCTCGACGACGTGCTCAAAGAATCCGAGGAGCGCCCGATCGTGATCGTCCTGTCGCCGCAGGGAGAACCGCTCCACCAGGGACTCGTGAGAGAGCTTGCGACCCGCCCGTGGCTGGTTCTCATCTGCGGCCGGTATGAGGGATTCGACGAGCGCATCCTCGGCAGGGCAGACATGGAACTCTCCCTCGGCGACTACGTTCTCACCGGCGGCGAGCTTCCGGCGCTGGTGCTCACCGACTCGGTCGCCCGACTTCAGCCCGGCGTGCTGGGAGACGACCAGTCTGCACTCGACGAGTCGTTCAGCGAAGGCCTCTTGGAGTATCCTCAGTACACGCGTCCGGCCTCCTTCGAGGGGCTGGACGTTCCGGATGTGCTCCTGAGCGGAGACCACCGGCGCATCGCCGAATGGCGGCGGCGCGAATCGGTGAGACGCACCGCAGAGCGGCGCCCGGACCTGATAGAGAGCGCGGACCTCTCCGACGATGAGCGAGCGTTCGCACAAGAGATCAACGACGAGACAGAGTAG
- a CDS encoding YraN family protein translates to MNRVETGKRGEDAAVAYLERAGFEIVDRNWRDGRGELDIVALDGETLVICEVKTRSGVSHGTPEEAVSLAKQRRLVRLARSYISGNGLEPCPVRFDVVSIDVLREDRALLRHHRAAFEAQ, encoded by the coding sequence ATGAACAGGGTGGAGACCGGTAAGAGGGGCGAGGACGCGGCAGTCGCGTATCTCGAGCGGGCGGGGTTCGAGATCGTGGACCGCAACTGGCGTGACGGCAGGGGAGAGCTCGACATCGTCGCACTTGACGGTGAGACGCTCGTCATCTGCGAGGTGAAGACCCGCTCCGGAGTCTCGCACGGGACGCCTGAAGAGGCCGTGTCGCTTGCCAAACAGCGGCGCCTGGTTCGGCTCGCTCGTTCGTACATCTCGGGAAACGGCCTGGAGCCGTGTCCGGTCCGGTTCGATGTGGTCAGCATCGACGTGCTCCGGGAGGACCGTGCACTCCTGCGGCACCACAGGGCCGCATTCGAGGCGCAGTAG
- the lepB gene encoding signal peptidase I: protein MTDEREYDAKLEDDDVYDDDYDEDDEDKPVSFARWLGELVLMVALAFLLATGIRTFVIQPYVVPTGSMIPTIELQDRVIANKFVYRFSEPEPGDVVVLDDPTGNVTTLIKRVIATEGQTVDFVEGLVVVDGVVLDEPYTHGLPTEPMSQQMPLTVPENSVWLMGDNRTNSADSRVFGAVDLSQIKGKAIFCYWPVDRMGSL from the coding sequence GTGACCGACGAACGCGAGTACGACGCGAAGCTCGAGGACGATGACGTCTACGACGACGACTATGACGAGGACGACGAGGACAAGCCGGTCTCGTTCGCGCGCTGGCTGGGCGAGCTCGTCCTCATGGTGGCGCTGGCATTCCTGCTGGCGACCGGCATCCGCACATTCGTCATCCAGCCATACGTCGTACCGACGGGCTCGATGATCCCGACGATCGAACTGCAAGACCGCGTGATCGCGAACAAGTTCGTCTACCGCTTCTCGGAGCCGGAGCCGGGCGACGTCGTGGTGCTCGACGACCCCACCGGCAACGTGACGACGCTTATCAAGCGGGTGATCGCTACCGAGGGCCAGACGGTCGACTTCGTGGAGGGCCTCGTCGTCGTCGACGGCGTGGTGCTGGACGAGCCATACACTCACGGACTCCCGACGGAGCCCATGTCTCAGCAGATGCCGTTGACCGTGCCGGAGAACAGCGTGTGGCTCATGGGCGACAACCGTACGAACAGCGCCGATTCCCGGGTGTTCGGCGCCGTGGACCTTTCGCAGATCAAAGGCAAGGCGATCTTCTGTTACTGGCCAGTGGACCGCATGGGGTCGCTGTAG
- a CDS encoding 16S rRNA processing protein RimM, translating to MPVPYRRLGRVVKAHGTDGEVSVVVAGGLTALRPGTDVWIVPPPETGAHVRQIAGVRTGPKGPLVRLSDIDSAAKAHEIVGRWLLGRGEEPEATDVSDVLLGMRVHDRARGDIGVVTDVIVTGANDVLVVDEGSFGQVLVPVIDDVILGIDETSRVIDVALLDGLIDEDDR from the coding sequence ATGCCCGTGCCGTATCGACGGCTGGGTCGTGTCGTGAAGGCTCACGGTACTGACGGTGAGGTCTCGGTCGTTGTGGCCGGGGGCCTCACCGCTTTGCGTCCGGGTACGGACGTGTGGATCGTCCCGCCCCCCGAGACCGGGGCGCATGTGCGACAGATCGCAGGCGTACGAACGGGCCCGAAGGGGCCGCTGGTGCGACTCTCCGACATCGATTCGGCAGCGAAAGCCCACGAGATCGTGGGGAGATGGCTGCTCGGGCGCGGCGAGGAGCCGGAGGCGACGGACGTGAGCGATGTGCTCCTCGGCATGCGGGTGCACGATCGGGCGCGCGGGGACATCGGAGTGGTCACCGACGTGATCGTAACCGGAGCCAACGACGTCCTCGTGGTCGATGAGGGGTCCTTCGGCCAGGTTCTCGTGCCGGTCATCGACGATGTGATACTCGGTATCGATGAGACGTCACGCGTTATCGACGTCGCATTGCTCGATGGGCTGATCGACGAGGACGACCGATGA
- a CDS encoding KH domain-containing protein, with product MSGAADVDSLVEYVITSLVEHPEDVKIDKRVAGEATTYDVTVHPDDTGKVIGRQGRVIKAIRVLVRAAASVDGADATVEVVG from the coding sequence GTGTCTGGCGCAGCGGACGTCGACTCCCTGGTCGAGTATGTGATCACGTCGCTCGTGGAGCACCCCGAGGACGTCAAGATCGACAAGCGCGTCGCGGGGGAGGCCACCACGTACGACGTGACGGTCCACCCGGACGACACCGGGAAGGTGATTGGCCGGCAGGGTCGTGTCATCAAGGCGATCCGCGTGCTCGTTAGGGCCGCAGCTTCGGTCGACGGTGCCGACGCCACGGTCGAAGTCGTCGGCTGA
- the trmFO gene encoding methylenetetrahydrofolate--tRNA-(uracil(54)-C(5))-methyltransferase (FADH(2)-oxidizing) TrmFO: protein MRMDTVTIIGAGLAGSEAAWQLAVRGVAVELVEMRPERMTPAHETGGFAELVCSNSLKSDDPSTAAGLLKRELEALGSLVLAAARATAVPAGAALAVDRIRFSELITKIVGTHPLVTVTHHEADSIPDGDVIVATGPLTSAALEPALSELIGESRLAFFDAAAPIVDAETIDQSRVFAASRWEKGGGQDYLNCALTRDEYARLISELVSADRAPLHAFERSQLFQACQPVEEIARTGVDALRFGALKPVGLVDPATGERPYAVVQLRPENRDALAYNLVGFQTNLTFPEQRRVFRLIPGLAEAEFLRYGVMHRNTYIDAPRLLTNGLALREVPRVRIAGQLSGTEGYLEAAASGLVAALDVWSSRTGATGLGLPPTTALGALVRYATDPATDPYQPMHVNFGLVPPLSQPVRGKRARYAAYAERAARDLADTLADRGDLLIQSPTGALVDASPGRAR from the coding sequence GTGCGGATGGACACGGTAACCATAATCGGTGCGGGCCTGGCCGGCTCCGAGGCTGCGTGGCAGCTGGCAGTCCGTGGCGTTGCGGTGGAACTCGTGGAGATGCGTCCCGAGCGGATGACCCCCGCACACGAGACCGGGGGGTTCGCAGAGCTCGTTTGCTCGAACTCGCTGAAGAGCGACGATCCCTCCACGGCCGCAGGGCTTCTCAAGCGCGAGTTGGAGGCGCTCGGATCGCTGGTGCTCGCCGCCGCGCGTGCGACCGCCGTTCCCGCGGGCGCTGCGCTCGCCGTCGACCGGATTCGCTTCTCTGAGCTGATCACCAAGATCGTCGGGACTCATCCTCTGGTGACGGTCACCCATCATGAAGCCGATTCCATACCGGACGGAGACGTGATCGTGGCGACCGGTCCGCTCACGAGTGCAGCGCTCGAACCCGCACTCTCGGAGCTCATCGGTGAGTCCCGCCTGGCATTCTTCGATGCCGCCGCGCCGATCGTGGACGCGGAGACGATCGACCAAAGCCGCGTGTTCGCCGCGTCGCGGTGGGAGAAGGGCGGGGGACAGGACTACCTGAATTGCGCGCTCACTCGCGACGAGTACGCCCGCCTCATCTCAGAACTGGTGTCGGCGGACAGGGCCCCACTGCACGCGTTCGAGCGCTCCCAGCTCTTCCAGGCGTGCCAACCCGTTGAGGAGATAGCCCGAACGGGTGTGGACGCTCTGCGCTTCGGGGCGCTAAAGCCGGTGGGCCTGGTCGATCCGGCGACGGGGGAGCGTCCGTACGCCGTGGTCCAGCTCCGTCCCGAGAACCGGGACGCTCTGGCGTACAACCTCGTCGGCTTCCAGACGAATCTCACGTTTCCCGAACAGCGCCGGGTGTTCAGACTCATCCCGGGTCTGGCCGAGGCGGAGTTCTTGCGCTACGGAGTCATGCACCGCAACACCTATATCGACGCGCCACGGCTGCTCACCAACGGACTCGCGCTGCGCGAAGTGCCCCGCGTGCGCATTGCGGGCCAGCTCTCGGGAACTGAGGGATACCTCGAGGCCGCTGCGAGCGGTTTGGTAGCTGCGCTCGACGTCTGGTCGTCCCGCACGGGCGCCACAGGATTGGGCCTGCCTCCCACGACCGCACTTGGTGCCCTCGTGCGCTACGCGACCGACCCGGCGACCGACCCTTACCAGCCGATGCACGTGAACTTCGGGCTCGTACCGCCGCTGTCGCAGCCAGTACGAGGCAAGCGCGCCCGGTACGCCGCGTACGCCGAGCGCGCGGCGCGCGACCTGGCCGATACGCTGGCCGACCGTGGTGACCTGCTCATACAGTCACCGACAGGTGCCCTCGTTGATGCATCCCCTGGACGTGCCCGATGA